One genomic region from Thermomicrobium sp. 4228-Ro encodes:
- a CDS encoding cytidine deaminase: MALTESERALVAAARDLIAQRFKEGWHHIGCALRTRSGRVYRAVHLEATVGRIAVCAEAVAIGMAAADGDTEIDTIVAVNRWGEVVPPCGMCRELISDYAPEARVIVPDDDGEAAVPVRWLLPKKYARREPA, from the coding sequence ATGGCACTCACGGAAAGCGAGCGTGCGCTCGTTGCTGCGGCACGTGATCTCATCGCGCAGCGTTTCAAGGAGGGCTGGCATCACATCGGTTGCGCGCTCCGGACGCGATCGGGGAGGGTGTATCGCGCCGTGCATCTGGAGGCGACAGTGGGCCGCATTGCGGTGTGCGCCGAAGCGGTCGCGATCGGTATGGCAGCGGCTGATGGCGATACCGAGATCGATACGATCGTGGCAGTCAATCGATGGGGCGAGGTCGTCCCACCGTGTGGGATGTGTCGGGAACTCATCTCCGATTACGCACCGGAGGCGCGGGTGATCGTTCCGGACGACGACGGTGAGGCGGCCGTTCCAGTTCGCTGGCTGCTACCGAAGAAATACGCGCGGCGGGAGCCGGCCTAA
- a CDS encoding amidase, producing the protein MAQLSVREIPARIRQRDLSVHELLQATIERIERTDPFLQAWVELDREGALREAERLDHLAERGTVLPLHGVPVGLKDVIDAAGLPTRAGFAPLGDRPAQADAAIVARLRELGALVLGKTHTTQLAFADPAPTRNPWAAERTPGGSSSGSAAAVAARQIPLAVGTQTAGSVLRPAAYCGVVGFKPSLGWFPLEGVIPLAWTLDHLGLFARSVEDVAYTYVALCAHQRLELPLLSEPPRLLFLVDFLELTEPEVAEHLQDVVRRLREAGARIEERRLPVDVQLLLAIHHVIMLAEMGALHQQTLEQHPDAYGPRLRAAVEVGQLVPAGALLHARRLRRRLAALLDDFLARADAAILPTASGPAPDRSTTGDRRFQAVWTLLGTPAISLPSGLTRDGLPLGLQLVARYGHDRRLLHVAAWCERILPSLPPPPLT; encoded by the coding sequence ATGGCACAGCTGTCCGTGCGCGAAATTCCAGCGCGCATCCGCCAGCGCGATCTCTCAGTCCACGAACTGCTCCAGGCCACGATCGAGCGCATCGAACGCACCGACCCCTTCCTTCAGGCTTGGGTCGAATTGGACCGTGAGGGTGCGCTTCGTGAGGCCGAGCGGCTCGATCATCTCGCTGAACGTGGAACCGTGCTTCCGCTCCATGGCGTACCAGTCGGTCTCAAGGACGTGATCGACGCCGCTGGCCTGCCCACACGTGCGGGCTTCGCGCCGCTGGGCGACCGCCCAGCTCAAGCCGATGCTGCCATCGTCGCCCGCTTACGCGAACTCGGCGCTCTCGTCCTCGGGAAGACCCACACCACCCAACTCGCCTTCGCCGATCCGGCTCCGACTCGTAACCCGTGGGCTGCCGAACGGACTCCTGGCGGCTCGAGTTCCGGATCGGCAGCTGCAGTCGCCGCGCGTCAGATACCACTCGCTGTCGGCACCCAGACTGCCGGTTCCGTCCTGCGTCCTGCTGCGTATTGTGGTGTCGTGGGGTTCAAACCGAGCCTCGGCTGGTTCCCACTCGAAGGAGTCATCCCGCTCGCTTGGACGCTCGATCACCTCGGCCTCTTCGCGCGGTCGGTCGAAGACGTCGCGTACACGTACGTCGCGCTCTGCGCGCACCAGCGTCTCGAACTCCCGCTCCTCAGCGAGCCACCGCGGCTGCTGTTTCTCGTCGACTTTCTCGAACTCACCGAGCCGGAGGTCGCTGAGCACCTGCAGGACGTGGTGCGCCGCCTTCGCGAGGCCGGTGCACGGATCGAGGAACGCCGCCTTCCGGTCGATGTCCAGCTCCTGCTCGCGATCCACCATGTCATCATGCTCGCCGAAATGGGCGCACTCCACCAGCAAACGCTCGAGCAACACCCCGATGCCTATGGCCCGCGACTCCGGGCCGCAGTCGAAGTCGGGCAGCTCGTCCCTGCTGGTGCCCTGCTGCACGCTCGCCGTCTCCGCCGTCGCCTGGCAGCTCTTCTCGATGATTTCCTCGCTCGCGCGGACGCCGCGATCCTCCCCACCGCCTCCGGCCCGGCTCCCGATCGCTCGACGACTGGCGACCGCCGCTTCCAAGCCGTCTGGACGCTTCTCGGTACACCAGCGATCTCTCTCCCGTCCGGCCTCACTCGCGACGGCTTACCGCTCGGACTGCAGCTCGTCGCCCGCTACGGACACGATCGGCGCCTCCTCCATGTCGCCGCCTGGTGCGAACGCATCCTGCCGAGCCTGCCGCCGCCACCGCTTACCTGA
- the dcd gene encoding dCTP deaminase, whose translation MAVLTRPEILRLIEAGEIVIEPFDPSQVGPASIDLHLGREFRLFRHAREILHVTEDTDHREVTELVTVDDYLLLLPGQAVLGITEERLTLPDNICGWIQGRSRFARVGLMVHVTANFIQPGMVRTRQVLEMNNAGPVPLAIRPGIRICQIILEECVGRAHYTGRFQGQEHP comes from the coding sequence ATGGCTGTGCTCACGCGACCGGAGATTCTCCGTCTCATCGAAGCCGGTGAGATCGTCATCGAGCCGTTCGATCCCTCGCAGGTCGGCCCGGCGTCTATCGACCTTCACCTGGGCCGCGAATTCCGCCTCTTCCGGCACGCCCGCGAGATCCTGCACGTCACGGAGGACACCGATCATCGCGAGGTGACCGAACTCGTCACCGTCGACGACTATTTGCTCCTCTTGCCTGGACAAGCCGTGCTCGGTATCACCGAGGAGCGCTTGACCCTCCCCGACAATATCTGTGGCTGGATCCAGGGCCGCAGCCGTTTCGCCCGTGTCGGACTCATGGTCCACGTCACTGCCAACTTCATCCAGCCCGGCATGGTCCGTACGCGGCAGGTTCTCGAGATGAACAACGCTGGGCCCGTCCCACTCGCTATTCGTCCCGGCATCCGGATCTGCCAGATCATCCTCGAGGAATGCGTCGGTCGCGCCCACTACACCGGGCGTTTCCAGGGGCAGGAACATCCCTAG
- a CDS encoding sugar kinase yields the protein MRWDVVGFGEAMLRLAVPTGERLETTKQLEVGIGGAEANVLIALARLGRRTAWSSVLPRNTLGERIARELAWHGVDTSLIHWTDEGRVGVYFLDVGVPPRPTVVLYDRAGSVVAHVDPLVFPVEWVSESRWLHATGITPALSSGCRAVLARLVERACQSGVGVSFDVNYRSRLWSPEEAARTLEWFCRQATVLLCGEDDARLLWGLSGDGEAVAHALSTRFGAAMTVVTRGEHGAVATTADGRTVIVPGRAATVVDRVGAGDAFAAGFLHGYLDTGDVERGLQYGVALAALKLTVRGDLAIVTAEELESAVAAARRTILR from the coding sequence GTGCGCTGGGACGTCGTCGGTTTCGGCGAAGCGATGCTCCGGCTGGCGGTGCCCACCGGTGAGCGGCTGGAGACGACGAAGCAGCTCGAAGTCGGGATCGGGGGCGCCGAGGCGAACGTGCTGATCGCGTTGGCCCGGCTTGGTCGGCGAACTGCCTGGTCCTCGGTGCTGCCGAGGAATACGCTCGGTGAGCGCATCGCGCGGGAGCTGGCGTGGCACGGTGTCGATACGTCACTGATTCACTGGACCGATGAAGGACGCGTCGGCGTCTACTTCCTGGATGTGGGCGTCCCGCCGCGCCCGACGGTCGTGCTGTACGACCGTGCCGGGTCGGTCGTGGCGCACGTCGATCCACTGGTCTTTCCGGTCGAGTGGGTGAGCGAGAGCCGGTGGTTGCATGCGACGGGGATCACCCCGGCGCTCAGCAGCGGATGCCGGGCAGTCCTCGCTCGGCTGGTCGAACGAGCGTGCCAGTCCGGTGTCGGCGTGTCGTTCGACGTCAACTACCGGTCCCGCTTGTGGAGTCCGGAGGAGGCGGCGCGAACGCTCGAGTGGTTCTGCCGTCAGGCGACGGTACTGCTGTGCGGGGAAGACGACGCACGTCTGTTGTGGGGCCTTTCTGGCGATGGGGAAGCGGTCGCTCACGCGCTGTCGACCCGTTTCGGTGCAGCGATGACGGTGGTGACGCGAGGCGAGCACGGTGCGGTGGCGACGACTGCCGACGGGCGCACGGTGATCGTGCCGGGTCGGGCGGCCACGGTGGTCGATCGAGTGGGAGCCGGAGATGCTTTCGCGGCTGGGTTCCTCCACGGATATCTCGATACGGGGGACGTGGAGCGAGGTCTCCAGTATGGCGTGGCCTTGGCCGCGTTGAAGCTTACTGTCCGTGGCGATCTGGCCATCGTGACCGCGGAAGAGCTCGAGTCGGCGGTGGCAGCAGCGCGGCGAACGATCCTGCGCTGA
- a CDS encoding haloacid dehalogenase type II produces MAQHGIEAIVFDVYGTLFGFNRLAERARAIVGDLPLLDRWRAKQLEHSFLRTILGEYVDFWQVTEEALDAACAQLELELTSEEREHLLHGWLELEAFPDVYPALVGFRERSVRLAILSNGSPAMLEALLGAVGMRSVFEAVLSADAVQRYKPSPAVYALAPAALVLRPERILFCSSNGFDVAGALRFGFRVCWVNRGTAKLDALGMQPHYSVHSLLELLEQL; encoded by the coding sequence TTGGCGCAGCACGGGATCGAGGCGATCGTTTTCGACGTCTATGGTACGCTCTTCGGGTTCAACCGACTCGCGGAGCGCGCACGAGCGATCGTCGGTGACCTCCCGCTCCTCGATCGCTGGCGGGCCAAGCAACTGGAGCACAGTTTCTTGCGGACGATCCTCGGGGAGTACGTCGACTTTTGGCAGGTGACGGAGGAAGCGCTGGACGCAGCATGCGCGCAGCTCGAACTGGAGTTGACGAGCGAGGAGCGGGAACATCTCCTGCACGGCTGGCTCGAACTCGAGGCTTTCCCGGATGTGTACCCAGCCCTGGTGGGGTTCCGCGAGCGGAGCGTGCGACTGGCCATCCTTTCCAACGGCAGCCCAGCGATGCTGGAGGCGTTGCTCGGCGCCGTCGGGATGCGCTCAGTCTTCGAGGCAGTGCTGAGCGCTGATGCCGTGCAGCGGTACAAGCCGTCACCAGCGGTGTACGCGCTCGCACCGGCCGCGTTGGTTCTGCGGCCGGAACGGATCCTGTTCTGTTCGTCGAACGGGTTCGATGTCGCGGGAGCGCTCCGGTTCGGTTTTCGGGTGTGTTGGGTGAACCGGGGGACTGCCAAATTGGATGCCCTCGGGATGCAACCGCACTATTCGGTGCACTCTTTGCTCGAGCTGCTCGAGCAGTTGTGA
- the proC gene encoding pyrroline-5-carboxylate reductase has translation MASRVSNLRESPLSGKRIAFVGCGVMAEAIAAALLRAGLVSVHQLTGGEPNARRRQELIARLGLETTPDNVAAVRGADLVVLSVKPQTLEAAMRDLAGVLAPEQIVLSIVAGATVRRLQEGLQHERVVRSMPNTPAQIGHGATVWYPAPGVTPQDEQLVRTVLEAMGLAIRVDNEDMVDMATALSGTGPAYVFLIMEALIDAGVHLGFSRNIAEQLVQQTILGSVLFARETGKHPAELRNMVTTPGGTSAAALYEMERGGLRTVIARAVWAAYRRAKELGAGMPNGGPSDL, from the coding sequence ATGGCGAGCCGGGTCAGCAACCTGCGGGAGTCGCCGCTGAGCGGGAAACGCATCGCATTCGTCGGCTGCGGCGTGATGGCGGAGGCGATCGCAGCGGCGCTGCTCCGAGCAGGACTCGTCAGTGTTCACCAGCTGACGGGAGGCGAGCCGAACGCGCGGCGACGACAAGAGTTGATCGCCCGTTTGGGGCTCGAGACGACACCGGACAACGTTGCGGCAGTCCGCGGTGCGGATCTCGTCGTGCTTTCGGTCAAGCCGCAGACGCTGGAGGCAGCGATGCGGGACCTAGCGGGTGTGCTCGCACCGGAGCAGATCGTCCTGTCGATCGTGGCGGGTGCGACCGTGCGACGGTTACAGGAGGGGTTGCAGCACGAGCGAGTCGTGCGTTCGATGCCGAACACCCCGGCCCAGATCGGCCATGGGGCGACTGTCTGGTATCCGGCACCGGGAGTGACACCCCAAGACGAGCAGCTGGTGCGGACCGTGTTGGAAGCCATGGGTCTGGCGATCCGCGTCGACAACGAAGACATGGTCGACATGGCGACGGCGTTGAGCGGGACGGGACCGGCCTACGTCTTCCTGATCATGGAGGCGCTGATCGATGCGGGGGTTCATCTCGGGTTTTCCCGGAATATCGCAGAGCAGCTCGTGCAACAGACGATTCTGGGGTCAGTTCTGTTTGCCCGGGAAACCGGTAAGCATCCAGCGGAGCTCCGAAATATGGTGACGACGCCAGGTGGGACGTCGGCCGCAGCACTCTACGAGATGGAACGAGGTGGGCTCCGGACGGTCATCGCGCGAGCAGTGTGGGCGGCCTACCGGCGTGCGAAGGAGCTCGGTGCGGGAATGCCGAACGGTGGGCCGAGTGACCTCTGA
- a CDS encoding creatininase family protein translates to MEERERYVLWEMTWPELESAMGEIRLVVIPVGSTEQHGPHATFATDSVRAYEFSLRLAERLYPEVLVAPVMPFGVSPHHMAFPGTITLSGETFMQVLYEVVESLAEHGFERFLFVNGHGGNRPALELLVQRLRRELDVLAAWVSITELANDVVQRGKVAEVIGHACESETSQLLYLAPWAVREDALAPGELLEQAYPHASWWGPVHVAYSFDEITANGALGDARAASAEFGEAIVETALNRLAEFVEAFIEESPFEEFELEEEEEE, encoded by the coding sequence ATGGAAGAGCGTGAACGGTATGTCCTGTGGGAAATGACCTGGCCGGAGCTCGAGTCAGCGATGGGGGAGATTCGACTCGTCGTCATTCCGGTCGGGTCGACGGAGCAACATGGGCCGCATGCGACGTTCGCGACGGACAGCGTGCGGGCTTACGAGTTCAGCCTGCGCTTGGCGGAGCGCTTGTACCCGGAAGTTCTGGTCGCGCCGGTCATGCCATTCGGTGTCTCGCCGCATCACATGGCGTTCCCGGGGACTATTACGCTCTCCGGCGAGACCTTCATGCAGGTCTTGTACGAAGTCGTCGAAAGCCTCGCTGAGCATGGGTTCGAGCGTTTCCTCTTCGTGAACGGGCATGGCGGGAATCGCCCGGCGTTGGAACTCCTCGTGCAACGGCTGCGGCGGGAGCTGGACGTACTCGCAGCATGGGTATCGATTACGGAGCTGGCGAACGATGTGGTGCAGCGCGGGAAGGTAGCCGAAGTGATCGGTCACGCCTGCGAAAGCGAGACGAGCCAGCTCTTGTACCTGGCGCCCTGGGCGGTGCGGGAGGACGCGCTCGCTCCTGGCGAGCTCCTGGAGCAGGCGTATCCGCACGCGTCGTGGTGGGGGCCGGTGCACGTTGCGTATTCGTTCGACGAGATCACGGCGAACGGGGCACTCGGTGACGCCCGGGCAGCCTCAGCGGAATTCGGGGAGGCGATCGTGGAAACGGCGCTGAACCGGTTAGCGGAGTTCGTCGAGGCCTTCATCGAGGAGAGCCCGTTCGAGGAGTTCGAACTCGAGGAGGAAGAGGAAGAGTGA
- a CDS encoding glycoside hydrolase family 15 protein → MLRPRPYPPIADYAIIGDGRTAALVSRDGSIDWLCLPRFDADPVSSRILDADLGGYWCILPHDARTAQRSYRDRTNVLETFFTTTTGQVRLTDFFPALTETQKRHFPLAQTLLIRRVRCQAGRVALEVTIRLRPRFGRQTPELRVFAGQWYQYGWDHRAAVLYASVPLEQRGSVLRGTFILEAGQTADFALAYADEAPVELPIPQLFDTFERLTLDYWSQWILHCTYTGPYREAVERSALTLKLLTYAPSGAVVAAPTTSLPE, encoded by the coding sequence ATGTTGCGTCCCCGCCCGTATCCACCCATCGCCGACTATGCGATCATCGGCGATGGGCGAACCGCCGCACTCGTCTCCCGCGACGGCTCGATCGATTGGCTATGCCTCCCTCGTTTCGACGCCGACCCTGTCTCTTCCCGCATCCTCGACGCTGATCTCGGTGGATACTGGTGCATCTTGCCCCACGACGCCCGAACTGCCCAGCGAAGCTATCGTGACCGTACCAACGTCCTCGAAACCTTCTTCACCACCACGACCGGCCAGGTACGTCTCACCGATTTTTTCCCGGCCCTCACCGAGACCCAGAAACGACACTTCCCGCTCGCCCAGACGCTTCTCATCCGTCGCGTCCGCTGCCAGGCCGGTCGCGTCGCCCTCGAGGTGACCATTCGCCTTCGTCCCCGCTTCGGTCGGCAGACCCCAGAACTCCGCGTGTTCGCCGGCCAGTGGTACCAGTACGGATGGGATCATCGCGCTGCCGTTCTCTACGCGAGCGTCCCGCTCGAGCAGCGGGGCTCCGTCTTGCGCGGCACCTTCATACTCGAAGCCGGGCAAACCGCCGATTTCGCCCTCGCCTACGCCGACGAAGCACCCGTCGAACTCCCCATTCCGCAGCTTTTCGACACCTTCGAGCGTCTGACCCTCGACTACTGGTCGCAATGGATCCTGCACTGCACCTATACCGGCCCCTATCGCGAGGCAGTCGAGCGCAGCGCGCTCACACTCAAGCTCCTTACCTATGCGCCCTCGGGTGCCGTGGTCGCCGCACCGACCACCTCGCTCCCCGAGTAG
- a CDS encoding glycoside hydrolase family 15 protein has protein sequence MGFHEEADAFVDWILYATRLTQPELQVVYTLHGEPHIPEHLLVDLDGYRSSRPVRVGNQASQQFQLDVYGEVIDAFARYRAFGRPLDRDNYRFLRGLADVIVHRWHEPDDGIWEVRSGRVHHVHSKVMALVGRRHLERLAVQDGVHLPLHRYRRAAAEIERWLVTYGVDPTRNAFVAVPGGGADASLLWLALQDAFLSPTHPWVIGTVDSVRRELTVDDLVYRYHRPDGLIGPEGAFVICSFWLVEALARIGRLDEAYDRFERLLHRANDVGLYAEEIDPATGEHLGNFPQAFSHIGLISAALALEEATTSRKPLRAAAH, from the coding sequence CTGGGCTTCCATGAGGAAGCCGACGCATTCGTCGATTGGATCCTCTACGCTACGCGTCTTACTCAGCCGGAACTGCAAGTCGTCTATACCCTCCACGGTGAGCCGCATATCCCGGAGCACCTGCTCGTCGACCTCGACGGCTACCGGAGCAGTCGTCCCGTCCGTGTCGGGAACCAGGCCTCGCAGCAGTTCCAGCTCGATGTCTACGGTGAAGTCATCGATGCCTTCGCGCGTTATCGTGCGTTCGGTCGCCCGCTCGACCGCGACAACTACCGTTTCCTTCGTGGCCTTGCCGATGTCATCGTTCACCGGTGGCACGAACCGGACGACGGCATCTGGGAAGTCCGTTCCGGCCGTGTCCATCACGTCCACTCCAAGGTCATGGCACTCGTCGGCCGGCGTCATCTCGAGCGTCTCGCGGTGCAGGACGGCGTGCACCTCCCGCTCCACCGCTACCGCCGCGCCGCTGCCGAGATCGAGCGCTGGCTCGTCACGTACGGAGTCGATCCTACCCGGAACGCGTTCGTCGCCGTACCCGGCGGCGGAGCGGACGCGTCCCTCCTCTGGCTCGCCCTCCAGGACGCCTTCCTCTCGCCGACGCATCCCTGGGTGATCGGCACCGTGGATAGCGTACGACGCGAACTCACTGTCGACGACCTCGTCTATCGCTACCACCGGCCGGACGGTCTCATTGGGCCGGAAGGAGCTTTCGTCATCTGCTCCTTCTGGCTCGTCGAGGCGCTGGCTCGCATCGGCCGCCTCGACGAAGCCTACGACCGATTCGAGCGCCTCCTCCATCGCGCCAATGACGTCGGTCTGTACGCCGAGGAGATCGATCCTGCCACTGGCGAGCACCTCGGCAACTTCCCGCAGGCATTCAGTCATATCGGCCTCATCAGTGCTGCGCTCGCCTTGGAGGAGGCGACCACGTCGCGGAAGCCGCTTCGCGCTGCTGCGCACTGA
- a CDS encoding glycosyltransferase family 2 protein translates to MLQPPQVTAAAPQGVWVVIVNYNTAHLLERCLTALRASTLDRPCTVFVVDNGSHDGSVALVRERFPEAVLLETGANVGFARANNVALRRVLALVPDRARRAHAVLLLNSDCFVEPETIQRLVTVLEREPDVAIVGPKLVLPDGRLDLACRRSFPTPGTALWKLTGLARLFPRSRWFARYNLTYRDPDEPLEVDAVSGACMLVRLQAVVEAGLLDEAFFMYGEDLDWAYRIKQRGWRVRYEPSARAVHVKGGSWGRRDPRILWEFYRAMALFYRRHYAAHQPVLLRWLVYAGIGMRFSVALVGLAVRRFVR, encoded by the coding sequence GTGCTCCAGCCTCCACAGGTGACTGCTGCTGCGCCGCAGGGTGTGTGGGTCGTGATCGTCAACTACAACACCGCTCACCTGCTCGAGCGATGCTTGACGGCGCTCCGGGCGAGCACGCTGGATCGGCCGTGCACGGTATTCGTCGTCGATAACGGGTCGCACGACGGGTCGGTAGCGCTGGTGCGGGAGCGGTTTCCCGAGGCCGTGCTGCTCGAAACCGGCGCGAATGTGGGGTTCGCTCGCGCGAACAATGTGGCACTGCGGCGTGTTCTGGCACTGGTACCGGATCGCGCGCGACGCGCGCACGCTGTCCTGCTGTTGAACTCGGACTGCTTCGTCGAGCCGGAAACGATCCAGCGACTGGTGACGGTGCTGGAGCGCGAGCCGGATGTGGCGATCGTCGGGCCGAAGCTGGTGTTGCCGGACGGGCGGCTCGATCTGGCATGCCGGCGCAGCTTCCCGACACCGGGCACGGCGTTGTGGAAACTGACGGGGCTGGCACGGCTGTTCCCGCGCAGCCGCTGGTTCGCACGCTACAACCTGACGTATCGTGACCCCGACGAACCGCTCGAGGTGGATGCAGTGAGCGGGGCATGCATGCTGGTGCGACTGCAGGCCGTGGTGGAGGCCGGTCTGCTGGACGAGGCTTTTTTCATGTACGGTGAGGATCTCGACTGGGCGTATCGGATCAAGCAGCGTGGCTGGCGCGTGCGCTACGAGCCGTCGGCACGAGCCGTCCATGTCAAGGGTGGCTCGTGGGGGCGACGCGACCCGCGGATTCTGTGGGAGTTCTACCGGGCGATGGCACTGTTCTATCGTCGCCACTACGCGGCTCACCAGCCGGTTCTGCTTCGCTGGCTGGTGTACGCTGGGATCGGGATGCGGTTCAGTGTCGCGCTGGTGGGGCTTGCTGTGCGGCGGTTCGTCCGTTAA